One stretch of Bombina bombina isolate aBomBom1 chromosome 7, aBomBom1.pri, whole genome shotgun sequence DNA includes these proteins:
- the LRRN1 gene encoding leucine-rich repeat neuronal protein 1 has protein sequence MACLSVLVLTTCQLMFGLLTSSFTDSSVLSTECPPLCVCEIRPWFTPQSTYREATTVDCNDLRLTKIPGNLSVDTQVLLLQSNNIGRTNGELQRLVNLTELDLSQNNFTSIQDVGLSNLSQLTTLHLEENQVSEMTDYCLQDLNNLQELYINHNQLSSISPSAFSGLKNLLRLHLNSNKLRIIDSRWFESTPNLEILMIGENPVIGILDFNFQPLINLRSLVLAGMYLSDIPGNAFLGLDNLESLSFYDNKLVHVPHQALQKLPNLKFLDLNKNPIRKVQEGDFKNMLRLKELGINNMAELVSLDRYALDNLPELTKLEATNNPKLSYIHRSTFRNVPTLESLMLNNNALNAVYRGTVESLPNLREISVHSNPLRCDCVLHWMGSNQTTIRFMEPLSMFCALPPEYRGQPVKEALAQDPAGEQCLPMISHDSFPTHLNLDLGMTVSLDCRAMAEPEPEIYWVTPLGHKVTTDTLSDKYHLNTMGTLQISNVQVEDSGRYTCVAQNSEGADTRVATLRVNGTLMDGTQALRLYVQQTESSSVLVSWKVSSNILASNLKWSSATMKIDNPHITYTARVPADVHEYNLTHLQPATEYEVCLTVSGLHQQAQRACLNITTKGTSYSLTVTDQETSAALAAVMGTLFAIISFASVAVYAAKRFQRKNYRHSLKKYMQKTSSIPLNELYPPLISLWEGESEKEKEGAAEAKTSQVDTSRSYYMW, from the coding sequence ATGGCTTGTCTTAGTGTCCTCGTGTTGACCACCTGTCAGTTAATGTTTGGTCTTCTCACCAGCTCATTTACAGACTCTTCAGTTCTAAGTACTGAATGTCCTCCGCTGTGTGTCTGTGAGATACGGCCCTGGTTTACTCCTCAGTCAACCTACCGTGAAGCCACAACTGTGGACTGCAATGACTTACGTTTGACCAAGATCCCAGGAAACCTCTCAGTTGATACCCAGGTGCTTTTGCTCCAAAGCAACAACATTGGTAGGACCAATGGAGAGCTACAGAGGCTGGTTAATCTTACTGAACTTGATCTCTCCCAAAATAACTTCACATCCATTCAAGATGTTGGTCTATCTAATTTGAGTCAACTTACCACTCTGCACCTGGAGGAGAACCAGGTGTCTGAGATGACAGATTATTGCCTACAAGACCTGAACAATCTTCAAGAACTCTACATAAACCACAATCAGCTCAGTTCTATCTCACCCAGTGCCTTCTCTGGGCTGAAAAACCTACTCAGACTGCACCTTAATTCTAACAAGCTCCGTATTATTGACAGCCGCTGGTTTGAATCTACCCCCAATCTGGAGATCTTGATGATTGGAGAAAATCCAGTGATTGGTATCCTGGACTTCAATTTCCAGCCTCTCATTAATCTGCGAAGCCTTGTGCTGGCAGGCATGTATCTTAGTGATATCCCAGGAAATGCATTTTTGGGCTTAGATAATTTAGAAAGTCTCTCTTTCTATGATAACAAATTGGTCCATGTTCCCCACCAGGCCCTACAGAAATTGCCCAACTTAAAATTCCTGGACCTTAATAAGAACCCAATCAGAAAGGTCCAGGAAGGAGATTTCAAAAACATGCTGCGGTTGAAAGAGCTGGGCATAAATAACATGGCAGAGCTGGTGTCTTTGGATCGGTATGCCTTGGACAATCTCCCTGAATTAACCAAGTTAGAAGCAACTAATAACCCTAAGCTTTCTTATATACATAGATCTACCTTCCGAAATGTGCCTACCCTTGAAAGTCTGATGCTAAATAACAATGCACTAAATGCTGTCTACAGAGGAACTGTGGAGTCTCTACCCAACCTACGTGAAATCAGTGTCCACAGCAACCCACTGCGGTGTGACTGTGTTCTACATTGGATGGGCTCCAACCAAACCACCATCCGCTTTATGGAGCCACTGTCCATGTTCTGTGCATTACCTCCTGAATATCGGGGGCAGCCAGTCAAGGAGGCTCTTGCACAAGACCCTGCAGGGGAGCAATGTCTACCGATGATCTCCCATGATTCATTTCCCACTCATCTCAATCTAGACTTGGGGATGACCGTTTCCCTTGATTGTAGGGCAATGGCTGAACCAGAACCTGAAATCTATTGGGTAACTCCACTGGGGCATAAGGTGACCACAGATACACTCTCTGACAAGTACCACTTAAACACAATGGGAACATTGCAGATCTCCAATGTGCAGGTGGAGGACTCTGGGCGTTACACATGTGTAGCCCAGAATTCAGAAGGAGCAGATACTCGAGTTGCCACGCTAAGAGTAAATGGAACCTTAATGGATGGTACACAGGCTCTTAGACTGTATGTCCAGCAGACTGAATCTAGTTCTGTCTTAGTGTCCTGGAAAGTCAGCTCCAACATTCTTGCATCCAACCTTAAGTGGTCATCAGCTACCATGAAGATTGATAATCCTCACATCACTTATACAGCCAGAGTGCCTGCTGATGTTCATGAGTACAACTTAACCCATCTCCAGCCAGCCACAGAATATGAAGTATGTCTGACAGTTTCTGGCCTTCACCAGCAAGCTCAGAGGGCCTGTCTTAATATCACCACTAAGGGCACATCATACTCACTGACTGTTACTGACCAAGAAACCAGTGCTGCTTTAGCTGCTGTTATGGGAACTCTCTTTGCCATCATAAGTTTTGCTTCTGTTGCTGTTTATGCCGCCAAAAGGTTCCAGAGAAAAAACTATCGTCATTCACTTAAGAAGTATATGCAAAAAACATCATCCATCCCTCTCAACGAGCTTTATCCACCTCTTATCAGCTTGTGGGAGGGAGAAAGTGAGAAGGAAAAAGAGGGGGCAGCAGAAGCTAAAACATCTCAAGTTGACACATCCAGGAGTTATTATATGTGGTAA